One window of the Cryptomeria japonica chromosome 7, Sugi_1.0, whole genome shotgun sequence genome contains the following:
- the LOC131051475 gene encoding casparian strip membrane protein 1 has translation MMKQAAATEGNIEKGPLPPPVRRWRRLGGLFDLFLRLLALSGTIAALITMATADETLPIFTQLFQFEAKYSDLPAFTYFVITNAIAGGYLVLSLPVSIFNIVKPRFAAIRMFMVFFDTVMVAVVTSGAAAGAAIVYLAQKGNNHANWFAICQQFDSFCQQAGGALIASFAAVVFLMLLVALSAINLYRRRA, from the exons ATGATGAAGCAGGCAGCAGCAACAGAGGGAAACATTGAGAAAGGACCCCTTCCTCCACCAGTAAGGCGATGGAGGAGATTGGGgggattatttgatttgtttctgaGGTTACTGGCCTTGTCAGGCACCATTGCAGCTCTGATTACCATGGCTACAGCAGATGAAACCCTCCCAATATTCACCCAACTCTTCCAGTTTGAAGCAAAATACAGTGATCTTCCAGCATTCAC ATACTTTGTAATAACTAATGCTATAGCTGGTGGATACCTGGTTTTATCTCTGCCTGTCTCCATCTTTAATATAGTAAAACCCCGCTTTGCAGCCATAAGAATGTTCATGGTGTTCTTTGACACG GTGATGGTAGCTGTTGTCACATCTGGAGCTGCAGCAGGGGCAGCAATAGTATATTTGGCTCAAAAGGGAAACAACCATGCAAACTGGTTTGCCATTTGCCAACAGTTCGACTCATTCTGTCAGCAAGCTGGCGGGGCTCTCATTGCTTCCTTCGCTGCAGTAGTTTTCTTGATGCTTCTAGTTGCCTTGTCTGCTATAAATCTATACAGGCGTCGTGCATAA